AAGCCGCGCAGGAAGCAGCTGCATCGACGCAGGAAACTGCCTTGGAAACCGCTGATGAGCACAAGCCTCATCACGGTTGATAGCCACGGCTGAATGAAAAAGCCCCGCCAGTGTGAACTGGCGGGGCTTTTTCTTGCTTGCTGTATCGTAGTTTCAACCCGGTCCCGGCAGCAGCAGCCTTGCGCTGCGAAGGCGGTGTTATCGGCAATGCATCTCTGTAGCCATTACGGGCCTCTTCGCAGCACAAGGCTGCTCCAAGATTTGCGCCGTCCTGGTGCTGTCAGTACAGGTTAGGCTCCATCTCAAGCTCAACCCCAAACCGCTCGCGGATATCCGCCTGGATACGCCGCGCCAGGTCATGCAACTGCGCCCCGCTCGCCTGGCCATAATTGACCAGCACCAACGACTGCAACCGGTGCACACCCGCATCGCCATCGCGATACCCTTTCCAGCCCGCCTGCTCGATCAACCACCCTGCCGCCAGCTTCACCTGGCCATCGGCCTGAAGGTAAGCCACAACACCGGGGAAGCGCCCTCGAATACCCTCGACAAGCTCGGCAGGCACCACCGGGTTCTTGAAAAAACTGCCGGCATTGCCCAGCTCCGCCGGGTCTGGCAACTTCTCGCGGCGAATGCTGCAGATGGCATCGCTGATCGCCTGCGCACTGGGGTGCTCAACGCCCTGCTCCATCAACCGCTGGCGCACCGGGCCATAATCCAGATGGGCTTGCAGCGTATGGCTCAGCGCAAAGCGCACGCGCAAGATCAACCAACGCCCAGGGTTACGCTTGAACAGGCTGTCGCGATAGCCAAAGGCGCACTCGTCCAGCCCAAAATCACG
The sequence above is drawn from the Pseudomonas putida genome and encodes:
- the murB gene encoding UDP-N-acetylmuramate dehydrogenase, which translates into the protein MTARWHEQVSLKPYNTFGIDVKARHFSQAHDDGEVREALAEAQRRGLPVLVIGGGSNLLLTGDVEALVLHMASRGRRVVSDDGDRVVVEAEAGEPWPAFVQWTLAQGYCGLENLSLIPGTVGAAPMQNVGAYGVEIKNVFAGLTALDRQTGELRDFGLDECAFGYRDSLFKRNPGRWLILRVRFALSHTLQAHLDYGPVRQRLMEQGVEHPSAQAISDAICSIRREKLPDPAELGNAGSFFKNPVVPAELVEGIRGRFPGVVAYLQADGQVKLAAGWLIEQAGWKGYRDGDAGVHRLQSLVLVNYGQASGAQLHDLARRIQADIRERFGVELEMEPNLY